The Diachasmimorpha longicaudata isolate KC_UGA_2023 chromosome 18, iyDiaLong2, whole genome shotgun sequence DNA segment ATCTTTCATCTCcttatctgaaaaaaaaatccgggtAAATCGGGGGCGGGAGAAAACTCGACGAGGAGCTAAGTCCACTTAAATTGTCGACCGCTCCCACTCGGCAAATACTTTTTCTGAATAATCCTTACTGCTGCAATCTTGGGAGCTCGTCCATCTTTTTCGATCCTCAATCTGCAGGGTATTGCTGTGCTTCCGGATACTCCGTCCCCATCCGGCTGTGATAGTCCCCAATCTTGAGAAGGCGCGCTTCACCATCGGCGATGACGGCACACTTTTCGGCCTAAACAAGTCAGAGCCAGTACCTCACAGAAACGGTTAATCGGCACTTCAGGGTATGGGAAACTCTGTCTTCGATTTGAGAcatttcagtagcgaagtggtagaaCCAGATCAATAGTGACTTCGCTTTGAGCTGAGCTTTTGAGCCCTTCGCTACTGATTTCACGAGTTCAAAGGATTCGGGGAGATCATCTCACGGGCGTTTATTGTCATATTCTCTTACGATATATTTTACAACATTGAGAAGTTCAAAAAGAGAACAAAGTGGTTTTTCCCAAATATATCCACTTTCTGCTcccgaatgaaaatttttcgatcGACTAAAGTCGGACATAATCGAGGTCATTCACAGAAGTGAATGAAGATTGTTCTTTTTTatccattcggaagcaaattggaaatttattaataacaatTACTATCCTTATTTGTAAGAAAAACATTGTCCActcgttttacaattttttgaaacatGCGGTGCTTTCAGGAAGAAGGATATAGAGATGGATGTGCCATTGAACAAAATACAACACtgagatattttattaataataagcTCTCAACTTCGAGTCTCACCATCCTCTTTATCTTGTCGATTTGGTAAATTCGGGGTACCTTTTCGTGAATCGAAACGAATTTTCCTTTCACAGGATGGTGAAAACGAGGTGATTATTTGTCGACGTACCTTGGACTCTCGATGTCCGGGACTTGCAGGAAATTCGAGCTCTTCGGCTTTACGGGACTGAGCAGTGTCGGCACTGGTCGCGCTAATAATTCAGCCACCGGTACTTGAGGACTGCCAAATCCCGTTTGAATGCCGTACAGCATTTCTTGGAAGACCCTGCGTATTGTGAGAGAGGAACCCGAGAATTTTTAGAAATCTAGAAGCCTATCCTCCGAACAATCGaacgaataaatgaaaatttcctgtCTCACCTGCTTCTAACGCCGAGAATGGCCCTCACCCCGATAAACCTGACCTTCTGCTTCTGCTGTCCAGGAACGAGGAAAACCACATCAAACAAATTAGCGTTGAGTTCGATATTCGCAGCATTATTGAGAAAGACTCTCGTAAAGTCCTTGGCCAACTGGTCGTAATCCTCGAACTGATCCCTGACGGAATCGAGAAGCGGCGAGGAGGGTCGCATGTGCCCAATGGGTCTCCACGAGCCTCTTCTATAGGGTTTCGGGATCTGTCCGGTCTCCGCGTGATTGGCTAGGTTGGCAACAATGTCCTCCAGCATCTGGCTCCTGGTTCTCTCCTGCATTCGCGCGAATTTCGGTGCCGAGTAACTCGCCCGCTCGCCATTGACGATTTTCGTGAGCATCCATTCGCGAAACATTGGGCCCTTTTCGAATATACTCTGCTCCCAGAGGTAGGGCTTGTACGCCCCGACCTCATCCCTGGTCACCACCGCGACCTCGTACCTCGTGATCTTGCGTTTGATTCTCCTACTGACCCTCACAATGATGAATGTGTGTAAAAAATGGGACTTTATACAGGCTGGACTGAAGTGTGTGTTGTCAGCTTCCATGAATACAACGCAAACGATATCATTACCGATGTGGCGCTTTCGTTGCAATTTTTGAGGATCGTGTTTTTCATAGGGCAACATTGTTGATACATGAAACATTATTTCAATGCCACGCCAATTGGTGTAGACTGAGTAAAGACCGGTTAGATCGTGGACGGTATCGAGGCCGCCTTTGTATTTATCGAAACCTTTGAGACGCACCTTATCCCCGAGTATTTGCAGAAATTCTTGAAATAATGGGGTATTATCATTGTTATCGAGAATCTCCTCCTCGGAGTACTGGTTCTCACGCACGTAAATAATTCCAACTTTCAACTCCGATTTGATAAAGACTTGATCTAATTTGAGAAGTTCCTCGGGAGTATCGGGAAGTTGGCCGAGGGTCAAGGGTGGATTTATGTTGACCTCTTTACCGAGACTCTTTACAACCTCTTCGCGATCGTATCTAGGGGAGGAATACGTTGTTAGATGTTTCTTGAGTCGGGGGATgtggagaaaaatcattttggaaCCTAAAAAACTGTAATTTCGACTCACCGATCAGCGAAAACGCAACTTGCTGGTATCAACCCGTGAACGGTGTAGCTGATTGCCCTCACGAGTATTCTGAACTGATCTCTACCATTGATAGTCTCCTGCTTCATACTTAGGATAACGGGGCCGAGATCCTCGTCATTGGTGAAATAATTCCAGTGCTCAGAgccgtaaaaatatttttcatacgtCTCCTGCTCGACAGAAGTGAGCTCAAAGCTCTGATTCTTCTCCCACTGCTCCTCAATAACTGTCTTCTTCCTGGGTCCATCGTCGTCATCCACTTCGTTCTCCTCGCACAGACAAAATTGCTGTCTCGTACGGTTGATTGACGCCCTGTCCTGCAGCTCCTGCTGCTCCTGTTCGGGATCAGTGATATCACGATCGCTCTCACTCTCATCCCAAATTGTATCCGAAGTGATCTGTTGCCGGGAGCACTCGATCCAATAGCCGGGTGTAGGTATGAGACTGTGGGGAAACTCCTGGCAAAACTCATCTGGAAAATGTCATCGGGGGGGATGTGATGTGTTAACAAACTTTACTGACATCAGCCGATGGAAACTTTAGCACAAAGGGAGATTCATCATGTCATTTTGACAGGATTAAAGTTAATTCGAGGACGGCTTCGCTGGATTGTGACCACCAGCGAGTCACTGTAAGGTAGAACACCAAGCTGCTTTTATACAGGGCTCGGCATTCGAACTTAGAGTGAACCGATGGGGACTCGTTAATTCCCTTCACAGTCGCTCCGGCGATGATTTGGCTAAAACTTCTCCtggaatatttggaaaaaaaggaTCGAACATTGAAAATGATATATTCACCTGAACAAGCCTGGGGAGGCAACGGAAATATCAAGGTCGTCGAGGATTTTCTTCGAGCAACTGCGCAGCCTAAACTTTGGGGCTTGAAGCTGCGCAACTGCTGCATAAAATCCGAACACTCCATCAGCGCCACGTCCGCAAAATGCAGATCGCAAAGTATCTGGTTTTTAAACCTAGGGAATAAAAAACTgcaggtgaaaatatttttcatattattcccgggtacgaatttttttttttttgccgaaGATGCTTCAGGAATTTTCAGAAGAATCTCAGGAGACAATTCCGAGGATTCTAAAgacttggaaataattttttcgactccacagggagattttCCGAAGCTCTTTCGGTGACTCCTCTGAAGAttccgaaaatattttcaacaggCGAAAATTTGTCTACGGATAATCCATTATTGAATTCAGTATACATGAGCCTTCATAAATATCACACGTGGCATCTTCTGATCCTCCAACAAACGTCTTTGATTCCAACTAATTGTCCGAGTACTCACCGCCTTGCCCTCTTCTGATTGGGTCCTGTGAGATTGAGGCCACAGCTGTTACATTTCAGGCACTCCTCGTGATAGTGGTTGTTGTCGTAGGGCGGCGATGGCTCTGTTTTTAGTCCCCCAATTGTGAATggcataataaaaataaagataagaaataaaaaatgagaaagacGATCGTTGAGACGGTTGTTCCTCGCCAGCGAATTTTATGAGAAAACGAATAAAACCTTCGATATTAATCAAACGTTACTTCCCGATATCTTCGAGCCCTCATCTGGGATGGAATTTATTTCCCCAatctttagtttttttttcgcgcaTCTCACTTTGGCCCCTCGATCTCGGACTGCCTCCCAGCGACAGCCTAAGAAACGGCTCCGCAGGGTGTGGTCTCtctttcctatttttttcttattttttttcctctcccagCGTGACTATCAATTCCATTGGGGTCGAAAAAATCCTCAATGGGGAGAAGATTCCAACGCGTATGCCCAAGAATTTTCATATGACGGCGGAGTAATCCGTGAGCTCGGTGGAATTAAGCCGGAACATTTTTGAATATCGAATTCCATCTGCGATCTAATTACGCATTCTGGTACTTACATTCGTTGAATACTTCATGCTCATTTCTCAGACCCTGAACTCCTACGTCAATGCTACCTCGGTtgcaatttcaaaaatttcctttGAGGAAATAAAGGGACGGAAACAATACGCGCCGAATTATTATTAGAAACAAGGAatactaaaaataatttcgaatGATCTATTTGCtatatcaataattaatgtcCCCTCCATTCCATGTCATTATGCGGTCGTAATGTGCGGCGATAGTTCCATTAATTGGGGACTTCCGGGCAACGTGTCGAGCCCTTGGCTTCATAGCAGTGTTTATTCAATCTAGATAATAATTAccaaattgtttaattactaTTTTCATACCGCATTTTTGAAATGTAAAGTGAAGTGCGTCAAACAGAGGAAAATGAccaggaaaaaattccagaaaatcAATTCATAAGATCGTCAGAAGGATCAttgaaagatcttcggaagacaaTTGTTGTTTATCAATACATTCGGATGGGAGTtctagagaatatttttcaatgtaaaatctagaggattaaaaaaatgtcttccgAAAATCTTCCgaagaattttaattcatcatTCTTCCCACCAGCAACCTAGTTGACGCGAGCCCCAATGGACGGGCTGATCGAATCAGGAACACGTGGCCTTGATGGTGGGATCGATGATAACGGCATTTTGCCAGTGTATATACGTCACTTGTAATCACCCCGTAATTACAACCCTCATCAACACTGGCTAATAGTCATTTCATCGCCTTCACTGAGATTGCGTCGGCACTAAAGGCCGCAGTATCACTTAAATCGGCCCGAAAAATTCTGCAACCCCTTCACAGTCTTTCTTATCAGCCGTCGAATCAACTCGCCCCGATCATTCCCCAAGCACTGATTTTTCTCGTGACTTTTCACACGTTACCCTGCCACAAGTGGTTGCTATACCGAGTGCTTTCAGTGCTCATGAAATTACTCCGCACGTAGAGAGCCAGACGTACGTCACTGAGTCACGCAAATGCCACACCATAATCCATATCAATGGTCCATGTTAATTTTACTGATCATACGGAGGACTGAGTGCCCTACGTCGTGGTGAAACAACGGAAAAACAGAGTAATTCAATGAGAGATACTGGAGAAAGCTTTTCCCCTTCAATTATCTCACAACACCACAAGATGAGATTACACCAAGGAGGAATCACAGATGGTCGATATGATCACAATCAGCTTGGATTGGTGGTCGTATACATCGGGGCGTTGGGGCAGTTCAATGAAATCCTTAGGAAGGACACCACCCACCGCGTGGCctaatgaaaaatcgaaacttCGCTATTACCCACACTTGACAATCTGACACAATGAGGGGAGGAAAATTGAGTGACATTCGTTTTGATTGCCATTCCCCATCCCTTCGCTGCAGGATTCATTACGCAATTGCTCgttcgattgaattttttaaaaatatatctccACTCTCgtagctttttttttaattgaaaaaaaatattttgatgagCTCTCGATCGATCGGCGATTCCTCAATCACCTCTGGGGACCTTCACCATCACCACGTGTCTTTGCAGCTAACTTCTGTCTCTTCCTCCTCCCACCCTTTCTGcagttattaaaaaaacatcttAAATTTCCCGGgggtaattaattatcgttGAGTTTAGTCCACCGGGGTATGTTTGAGGGAGGAATTTATGTGATCCTCTGTTGTCTGTCAACTCCTGAGCATTGTCCCAGCCGTATCGCGAAGGACGTCCAGTGCACTCAGCCCGATTACTTCGACTTTTATAGAAAAGTTATAAGTACACACGTTTCGACACTCGTCTATCGACTGTTGTGCACCCCCGCGTTGTTTTCAATGAACTAACGCTATTTTGCGCACGCGTTCATCCCTATCTGTTCACGCCTGGGGGGTAGACAAGTGGATAGGAAGAGAGTACTTATGCGCCTGCGAGGAGCCGAAGATTTTATCAGCCATTCACTAGTTTATCATAGAATAGACcgggaaaattcaaaagaatgggCAGACAGGACTTTTTTGAGGGACATGGGTCCGTGGTTTTTGAAAATTCGCTGCGGAGAtgatacaatggggtgcttgCCAACCCAGTCGTAATTTTAACACTCAAACAATTAATTACTGAGGTAAAAATAATCGTGTACTCACCAGTTTGAGTACTGCTGTCGAAGAAGGTACTCGATGTTTCCACTGTCATAGTAGCAAATGTTCCGTCTGTTATCTGAGCTGAACTATCGCGGCGTCCTCGATACCTTTGTacctttttaatgaaaaattgttcattgagACACATCTGTGGGAAGAGTGAGTGTTTTAAATGGATATTCTCggcgtaataattttttaaaagcagtaattgaaaaaataaagtcTTATTAGCTGCATCAAAGAAAGGAAGCGATCGAGAAATCGTAATAGCTTACTGTGTCATCGCTTTGGGAGCTCTGTCGCCGAAAATTTCGACATCTAATCATTTCTTCAGTTGTGCTTTGTCGGCGAAAACCACGGGCAATGAGAATTTCTTCGGTTGTTGATTGTCTTCTGATTATTGGAGCATGCTGGAGACTCCCCGGGCCCCGAGCACAGGGACTCGGATCGCGGGAAGAACAGGTGGAGCTGTCcggagacctgaaaaaaagttatttccccTTTACCATAACCAGAATGACAGTTTAACCGTCAGATTAATGTTCAGGGTGAAGTGTTGGTCACCTCGCTGGCCTGCCAGCAATGGAGGTAGACTGTCGTCTGAGTCTTGATTGTCTTCTTTGTCTAATCGGACTAATGTCGCGTTTATCAGCCGACCTGTCTGGACTCAGGTGGCTCTTGGAGTCACGACGTCTCGGGTATGAGGCTGAGTCGGGACTCAGGGAATCTCTTCTTGCCTTTCGACCTTGAATTAAATCATTGATgtagataaaatattttctctggaATTTTCAATCAGTGGTATCGTACCTCCATCGTCAGGGTCTGGTGACAGAGTTGGCTGGCTTCCTCGTCGTCCCGAGGGGGACAGTGATTCGTCGATTGTCGCTGCTTGTCTGGTCAACCTTGATATTTTATTCGGCGATATTTCCTTCACCTTTCCATAATAACACTGTACAGAAATCAAATCACATCTGCGAGTGAGTCTCCTGGAAATTGAAGACAGCTCATGGaagttgaataataattcaccTGAGTTGTGGAGTCCCTTCGCGTCGCCGAAAGGGGATGAGGTGCAGTATGATTGAGGTTGGGAGAGCCCACAGGGCTTGAACTCCCTGATGTGGATGTACCTGGTAGAGGAAGACTATTTGCAGCTACTGGGGATATAGCTGGTGGTGTTACGGAAGACATTACAATTGTGGGGGTATTAACTGTTGGCTCTAAtgtcaaaaaatttcgagTCTCAGTTGATGACGATTTCATCTCCTGAGCTGGCCTCGACTCTGGGgtcaagtgatttttttgctCAGCTTTTTCTAGACTTCTCTGCGCCTCCAGATGATCCCTCACGGCTGCTGATGCCGCGCTGTCTGTGCTGGAAGCACTTGGTCTCTGATCGCTTCGGTAGTACTTTGTCGGTGTAATGGAGGCGACATCGACGGATATTTGGGACTGCTGAGATTGCTTGCGTCGGTGATGACGACATTGATGTCTTCTTTCGCTACCAGCGACCGAATCTCTTCGGGAACGGGCACTCTCACCCGAGTCTCTCCTGGAGTACTTTGACTCACCTGAGCCTTGAAAGTGCAAAAGGATTATTTACATGTCTCCCTGTGGATGAAGACAGGCtttatcacgaaaaaaaaagtaccatAGCAATATCATGTCGTACCTCTTCTCGGCGTTGGCGATATGATCATCGGCGGCGGTTGCGGCTGGAATATCTCCCGTTTGTTCCATAATTTCGCAAAGTCATTCTTAAAATCACTGATTGTCGAATCTCTCCTCGATTTACCGGAGACTTGACTCTTTATACCACTGTCAACTGAACTTTCCCGACGCTTCTTGATACTCGTGTGACTCGTATCCGTAGTTTGTTGTCTTGACCAGGGCAGGGACTTGGCGATGTCAGCGAGAGTTTCCCTGCGGCAAAGTTTGTTGGCACTTTTACTTTTGTTCGCAGCACCACCACCCCATTCCCTAAGAATATCCGCTAAGCTGGATCTTCGCCGGCGCTGATTGATTGGGGGAGATTCTTGGGTTTCATTTGGTGGTGAAATTGAGGCGCCTATTTGAGCCGCTGAATCTCTCCTGCCAGTTCCTGAGAAGAATATATTACAGAGATAATCTACACGATGATTTATTTGTTATGCGGGAGAATTGCATTTGCcaaatctgaaattttttagTCCCCTCAAAATAATGGTGAATCATATATCACTTTCAATCGGATCTTACCGAGCCGTTGTTTGAGCGTTGACTCCTCGACCTGTTCCCTGACAAGATCATCCCATCCATTGCCACCCTGCCACACCAAGCCAACTTGGTGGCTCAGGATTGGCAGGTTGCAAACGAAGCAGATGGCTGTCATGGTCCTGTAATGATGGACAAGTAAACGATATTCATCACGATATTCCAGGCAACGTTGTCATAAGACTTTCAAACAGCTTCTGCTTCTCAGTTCTACAGAATCTGTAGACGATAATTGTCAAGATGTGCACATTCAGAGACGATCAGTGGTGTGAAAAATCAGGCCATGCAGATGGATAACCAAAATAAAGGGAATTCAACAAGCTCATAGTTGATTTTCAGTGCGGCTCCACTACGAGATTGTACAGTATTCTACACAGCAAAATTAGCATTCAAGCGACAAAATCATGATGACCAGTCTTATAtcgaaaattacaaaaatagtGTTGATAATCATTATATTTGCGATGCATCGCGACACTCGATGAGTATCATTCCAAAGCGTTAATGCAGAGAACTCTGAAATTGGTGGATAACCAGAACGAGGAAGAGaatgtaattttcatttcagcaaaaatattttcatcaaaacAAGAGTATGTTTTGATAGCCATATCTGGGTGATCTTCATCAGAACATGAATGGCTCTCAGGTAAAGCTTTAACCGTTGATATTGCCCACCATATTAATGAAAATCACTCATATATCGCCCTTGGCAATTATCGGATAACCATTCGACCCTTATTTTCCGTTCCCTTGGTTGGCCAACGGTTTTTTTATGTCAcattagaaaaaaacattttcgcgGCGAAAAAATCCTCTGGAAAATATTCTCCGATGTTATTCTCTCGATAGTTGTCCCTCGGAGACGGCCAATTCGAATTTTAACCGGTTGGCGACATAAATAACAGTTTCAACCTCCCCGCGTCAAGAAATATCTGGCCggggaatatttttcgaatattccAAAGCCAAATAGTTTTCACGCGTGATGAGGTGCACGGAAAATTGAGTATCGGCGGATTAGACAATTGATCTCTCTCATTGAATCAATCAAacttattttcgaaaatttattcGACCTGTAGTGTCGAAGTCGAGGGCTCTGCAACGACATCGCATGGCAGAGGGCTGGCCGACCTGCAAAAGACATGTTGTTGTTTTCACTGATATATGCCACTGGTTAATCATATTGCTAGATTATTTGCCATCAAAAGCCAGCGCTTTATCTTCGCTCTTTCAGAGGTGTTTTCACACTGATAAAAAACATATCGGCACATTTCGCCCACCAAAAGTATTGCGTGTtaataattacgaaaatgtttcgctaaaaaaaatatcgtggaCACGATGACGCGAGAGTCAGCATGTGAagccaaatattttattgctcAAAGCACAATCACAATGCGCACATAAACAATTcactataaatttttttgattaattatttgatgggATATATTGTCCCGGCTCGCTCGCTCACCAGGTCACGATTACCCGACAGTGAATCAATCGTTACCTAGACGGGATACTTTACCGACAGTATCGGTAATGTAGAATCCCGCCTGTTTTCGAATGGCTCACGTCAAGATTCTATCGAGTTTCCACATAAAAATGTCTCAGGATTTTTTCGTACATAACAATTAACTACATCGACTGTGGACTTTAACATGATATTTTGgtattttactgaatatttcccgCTGGGCAAACAATTGGCGAtctacccccctcccccacctttGAATTACATATCACCGATGTGTCATTGCAATACTACCAACTGTACACCCCCTGGTCTCTTCCAATTCCACCCTTGTTTACGGAAAACCACTGTTAAATTGATACAATCGGATTAACTCCGCGGGCAGTATCTGTTCCCTTTATCGTATCAACCGCCGTggtattgaataaataaagttCCTGTAATTCCGAAATTTCCCTCATATTGCATTACCATTATGGACCAGATCCTGATGAAGTTATGGGGAAGGTGAAGAGAGGGAAATGATATTAGGGCAACCGCTAATTGCCATTTGCCGCAGCTCGGCAAAGGAAAATATTATCGGACGGGAGGATACAATTTTGCTGCGAGACGTggaaagggaaaatttgaattataaATAGAAGGTCCACTTCATTTCCCGTCTTGTAGTGACCTTTATTGTTAATTCTGATGGACAATCGCCCGCAAGAAAAATATAGCTCGGAAATGTCTTTCAAAATTTATATAGATCGTCGGtccatattttctttttgaaatATCCCCGAGTGATCATTTATTGGCTCAAGATCCCCGAGTTCTTGAACTGAATAGTTGGTCTGCTTGCTTGACTCCTGTCTTAAAATGGAATTTCGCCGTCTGGTGAGCAAAGCTATCGGATAAAAGCGTCGACAAGTGGGACATCACAagataaagtcgatattttaaaCCGATAGTTGAATAGTTTGAAACAGGATCGTGGAAATCCTCTCCATCTTTTTTGAATAAACGTATCAAACTTGATAGCAATCTGGTAAAATCACTGGCAGTCAGGGAGTTTGGTGGGAGGCACATGAGGATCATATATGACTTTACAAGCAAGCCAGCCCAGTCTAGTGCAACAAGTTGGAAAGATCAATATTCCTGGAAACTACCGTCGCTCTGTCGTCTAAATTGGAATACACGCTGCGAGCATGCAGAGATATTTCTCCTTCATAATGCAAATGGTTTTTTTCGGCGAGTGAATCTCATCGGGTAGAGGGTCTTACCCATCTAAGGAAATTTTAAAACGTATTTCGCCTGTCATGCACATCTCATGATGAGTCTTTGATATATGGTACACCTCCGTAGGGGCATTACGAGCTGTACAAGACGAGAAGATGACGAAATAGTAGGGCATAAGGGTTGCAGATAAATGGACTGcaagaaaattgaaacaatCTTGAGGTGAATCCTGATGAATCGAGAGTTTATCTGACATTCCACACTAACTTTGTTATCCGGTAAACTTGAAAGTGCCTTAATCCTTCGAAAACTGCGTGACCATGAGCCACCGCAAGCTCTAGCAGAGGAACTTCCGCCAACAAAATTAGAATCTGAAGACTTGACTTGCACGCGATCATCTCTGAGGAAAGGAAACAGAAGAGGATTTCAGATCTCGAGATCGATTCCTGGACGAGCGGGGGAGATGGGACAGAATGAGACAAGTTTTTCCAAGAAGTCGTTTCAATTTGTAACAATCCGGAGGCGATTTAGGATGTAACCCATAATATGTTGCATCGAGTGAGAGTTTACCTTGCCTTCCACACTAACATTATTATCCGGTAAACTTCAAAGTGTTGTAATCCCTCGAAAACTGTGTGCTCATGAGCTACCGCATGTTTCGCCGCAGGAACTTGCTTCAAGGAAGTTATAGTTAATGTCTATAATGGCTCCtggagtaataaaaattatatattcacGGCCTAATGATGGGTAGGTGGCTTCATGTTCAAAGCTGGCTCATCTTCATTGACCATGAATTACGTCTGACCGGAGACGAAATGGGATTTGGTTGGAGGAAGTACATCCAAAAATAcgtcaataaattcaattatgaTTAATCGTAATTTGGCACTACCCCACCTCAGCCCCTACCAAGCCCACCGTATCGTATCAGGAAATTTTGTCGATTAGCGTATAAGGGAATTTCATTACCTCCAGCTTGTCTACCACTTCTATCTCCCTCACCCCGCCTTTTTCAAGCCGTACATCAATCTCTTAGCAGGACAGCGATGAGTGCTTCTACAAGAGGGGCTTTATAGATTATTTCCCACTACCTTTCTACTCCCCCATTCACTCTTATTTGCTTTCTATCGTACCATTTCTATCTCATTTTTCCAATGTTTATTCGATCGAGTGGGAGGGGTGGCGGAAAAGATCGATATTCCTCACTTGGTATCCCAGGCAGAAATTTAGAATGATTTGATTCCCTCATTCAGACATACAGCAAAACGTTTTTGTCACTGACTCCAAGAAACTGGAGCTTGACGAGACGATATCGAGACTATTCTCGAAAGTTTAATTACTGGAAGAGGAATTTCCGTATTGGAATAAATTCACCGATTCAGCGGAAACATTCGGATAGAGTACTGACTCGAGAACTATCTCAAATAAAGAGGTAAATTGATATTGCACGAAGATGGAACTATTTACATGATGGAGATTAGCAGTCGGTGAATCAACTCAAGTGATGGAGAATTACAGCTGTTGATTAGTGTCAAGAGAATAATATCGGGCCTCGGAATTATTTGGAGGATGATCGATGATTTTCTGCACTTCCGAAAAAACCCACAGATAACAGTCTTCCTCCGGTGAATTTCCAGCCATCTGTACGTCTCCGGTAATTCGATACATGAACCAGGTCCGGCGGAGATGAATCGATGGCAGcgaggaaattaatttatcgaaacTCGTGAAATAAAAAGATAATTTGATACCACAGATTTCAACGTGTGCTCGATAACACGATAAATTAtgaagaaatgaaatccacaacaCGTTCCGACACCAATTACTGCATCTTCCACAATGGAAAAGCAAGTAATTAGTCCCAATAGAGCAGCGATC contains these protein-coding regions:
- the Rsh gene encoding uncharacterized protein Rsh isoform X3, yielding MTAICFVCNLPILSHQVGLVWQGGNGWDDLVREQVEESTLKQRLGTGRRDSAAQIGASISPPNETQESPPINQRRRRSSLADILREWGGGAANKSKSANKLCRRETLADIAKSLPWSRQQTTDTSHTSIKKRRESSVDSGIKSQVSGKSRRDSTISDFKNDFAKLWNKREIFQPQPPPMIISPTPRRGSGESKYSRRDSGESARSRRDSVAGSERRHQCRHHRRKQSQQSQISVDVASITPTKYYRSDQRPSASSTDSAASAAVRDHLEAQRSLEKAEQKNHLTPESRPAQEMKSSSTETRNFLTLEPTVNTPTIVMSSVTPPAISPVAANSLPLPGTSTSGSSSPVGSPNLNHTAPHPLSATRRDSTTQCYYGKVKEISPNKISRLTRQAATIDESLSPSGRRGSQPTLSPDPDDGGRKARRDSLSPDSASYPRRRDSKSHLSPDRSADKRDISPIRQRRQSRLRRQSTSIAGRPARSPDSSTCSSRDPSPCARGPGSLQHAPIIRRQSTTEEILIARGFRRQSTTEEMIRCRNFRRQSSQSDDTMCLNEQFFIKKVQRYRGRRDSSAQITDGTFATMTVETSSTFFDSSTQTEPSPPYDNNHYHEECLKCNSCGLNLTGPNQKRARRFKNQILCDLHFADVALMECSDFMQQLRSFKPQSLGCAVARRKSSTTLIFPLPPQACSDEFCQEFPHSLIPTPGYWIECSRQQITSDTIWDESESDRDITDPEQEQQELQDRASINRTRQQFCLCEENEVDDDDGPRKKTVIEEQWEKNQSFELTSVEQETYEKYFYGSEHWNYFTNDEDLGPVILSMKQETINGRDQFRILVRAISYTVHGLIPASCVFADRYDREEVVKSLGKEVNINPPLTLGQLPDTPEELLKLDQVFIKSELKVGIIYVRENQYSEEEILDNNDNTPLFQEFLQILGDKVRLKGFDKYKGGLDTVHDLTGLYSVYTNWRGIEIMFHVSTMLPYEKHDPQKLQRKRHIGNDIVCVVFMEADNTHFSPACIKSHFLHTFIIVRVSRRIKRKITRYEVAVVTRDEVGAYKPYLWEQSIFEKGPMFREWMLTKIVNGERASYSAPKFARMQERTRSQMLEDIVANLANHAETGQIPKPYRRGSWRPIGHMRPSSPLLDSVRDQFEDYDQLAKDFTRVFLNNAANIELNANLFDVVFLVPGQQKQKVRFIGVRAILGVRSRVFQEMLYGIQTGFGSPQVPVAELLARPVPTLLSPVKPKSSNFLQVPDIESPRPKSVPSSPMVKRAFSRLGTITAGWGRSIRKHSNTLQIEDRKRWTSSQDCSNKEMKDKEKPGASLAVPRLSVCADAQKVDRAKLAQTEFDIIEFDPETFGILLDYLHTGSCPLTCSNIPGLICAAEHYDLPDLLQACFHHAKQFLRIEIVCIMLCALENYYWRYTSASELVNMILAFVETRAYQLFHNPDFLTLSESMVQTIMCRGLEVVEIEKFVAMLNWAKNKIKVKTNNKTDAKHEFKCIMERLSKDLKLYRITPHELIRIVLPTRAIKNERILETLVFQANSGMYRNSDSFLEDFQKNVDNQDSFDWGL